A stretch of Aedes aegypti strain LVP_AGWG chromosome 2, AaegL5.0 Primary Assembly, whole genome shotgun sequence DNA encodes these proteins:
- the LOC5564849 gene encoding GTP:AMP phosphotransferase AK3, mitochondrial — protein MSRNLFRAVIMGAPGSGKGTVSARIVKTFNMKHISSGDMLRNNIEKSTELGKIAEKYIKEGKLVPDIHITKCILGELAQLKSSSWLLDGFPRTPEQAEDLWRQEKIDSVINLDVPFDVIVDRLRSRWVHLPSGRVYNIGFNDPKVPGKDDVTGEPLSQRPDDDPVAVRKRLEIYDACTRPLNEYFHQQGVLVTFSGKTTDEIWPNVKKYLESKIVKS, from the coding sequence ATGAGCAGAAACTTATTCAGAGCGGTAATTATGGGAGCCCCAGGCTCTGGCAAAGGTACAGTATCTGCACGTATTGTGAAGACATTCAACATGAAGCATATCTCTAGTGGTGACATGCTTCGGAATAATATTGAAAAGAGTACCGAGCTAGGCAAGATAGCCGAGAAATACATCAAAGAAGGGAAACTGGTGCCAGACATTCATATTACAAAGTGTATCCTGGGTGAACTAGCGCAACTAAAATCCAGTTCGTGGCTATTGGATGGCTTTCCGCGAACACCGGAACAAGCCGAGGATTTATGGCGCCAGGAGAAGATAGATTCAGTTATCAATTTGGATGTACCTTTCGATGTCATCGTGGACCGATTACGCAGCCGTTGGGTCCATCTACCCAGTGGTAGGGTGTACAACATTGGATTCAACGATCCAAAGGTACCGGGTAAAGATGATGTAACCGGCGAACCTCTTAGCCAACGACCAGATGATGATCCAGTGGCGGTGAGAAAACGGTTGGAGATCTACGACGCATGTACTAGGCCATTGAATGAATACTTCCATCAGCAGGGAGTATTAGTGACTTTTAGTGGTAAAACCACAGATGAAATCTGGccgaatgtaaaaaaatatctcgAAAGCAAAATCGTAAAGTCATAG